Proteins encoded in a region of the Ancylobacter sp. SL191 genome:
- a CDS encoding TonB-dependent hemoglobin/transferrin/lactoferrin family receptor, with the protein MTRTRHHTRTRRALSLGVSLLTLAVAAPALAQQAASTTQVVATDEFVELDPVTVVATLTPESWIDTLAAVSVVRPDDLEMIMPVRTQDLFLGMPGVTAIQNGNSSQTAINIRGLQDFGRVAVIIDGARQNFTQLGHGNGAGTFFVEPGLISDVDVVRGPVSNIYGSGAIGGVVTMRTKDADDIIAAGNSWGVEADAEGGTNGPMGYGSLLAAAHVGQNIDVLFGGTYRNQDDYKDGDGDVVADTGYETWTGLAKVTVRPADFHEVKLSFLNYESQYDTSSSATSTATVYGTDVANRTLTLSWNYQNPDDKLVDWRSAVYWNQVDQDQVKVAGSASAITGAIGDPRSFVINTVGFDANNTSRFDWGSVENAITYGGDYFHDDVNNTDDYGFGDGYNPSGERGVGGAFVQWKANYSTWLEAIAALRYDAYSLSSDAGGTDGSRVSPKFTVGVTPVEWLTVYATYAEGYRAPTVTEALVSGAHPAFFTGGLEPFTFVANPDLEAEVGKNKEIGVNIKQDNLFKGGDTLRVKANYYQNDVDNYIELVTYGGPACIYSVRGRCVSYNSYSLAQYQNVEEARLRGFEFEGTYDARQWFLKLSGQTTEGEVTAGPDSGQPLSTIPPDQITTTLGFRFLDEKLTLAVSWTAVAAVTADDLPDNSVYEPTDSFNLVSLYAGYQPNANTLWRVSVENLLDEQYTQYENFLPSAGLTVKAGLTIRFGGGEVAQASPALITK; encoded by the coding sequence ATGACACGCACGCGCCACCACACCCGCACCCGTCGTGCACTCTCGCTGGGCGTCTCCCTCCTGACGCTCGCTGTGGCGGCGCCCGCGCTGGCGCAGCAGGCGGCCTCGACGACGCAGGTGGTTGCCACCGACGAGTTCGTCGAGCTTGATCCCGTCACCGTCGTTGCCACCCTCACGCCGGAAAGCTGGATTGATACGCTGGCCGCGGTCAGTGTCGTGCGACCCGACGATCTTGAGATGATCATGCCCGTTCGGACGCAGGATCTCTTCCTCGGCATGCCCGGCGTCACCGCCATCCAGAACGGCAATTCGAGCCAGACGGCGATCAACATTCGCGGTCTGCAGGATTTCGGTCGCGTGGCGGTGATCATTGACGGGGCCCGTCAGAACTTCACCCAGCTCGGCCACGGCAACGGCGCGGGCACCTTCTTCGTCGAACCGGGCCTCATCTCGGATGTCGACGTGGTGCGCGGCCCGGTGTCGAACATTTACGGCTCCGGCGCGATTGGCGGCGTGGTGACGATGCGCACCAAGGATGCGGACGACATCATCGCGGCGGGCAATAGCTGGGGCGTCGAAGCCGATGCCGAAGGCGGCACCAACGGCCCGATGGGCTATGGTTCGCTGCTGGCGGCGGCTCATGTCGGCCAGAACATTGATGTGCTGTTCGGCGGCACCTACCGCAACCAGGATGATTACAAGGACGGCGACGGCGATGTCGTGGCCGACACCGGCTACGAGACCTGGACCGGCCTCGCCAAGGTCACGGTCCGCCCGGCCGACTTCCACGAGGTCAAGCTGAGCTTCCTCAATTATGAGAGCCAGTACGACACCAGCAGCAGCGCCACGTCGACAGCGACCGTCTACGGCACCGATGTTGCCAACCGCACCCTCACGCTGAGCTGGAACTACCAGAACCCCGACGACAAGCTGGTTGACTGGCGTTCGGCGGTCTACTGGAACCAGGTCGATCAGGACCAGGTCAAGGTGGCCGGCAGCGCCAGCGCGATCACGGGCGCGATCGGCGATCCCCGCAGCTTCGTGATCAACACGGTCGGCTTCGACGCCAACAACACCAGCCGCTTCGACTGGGGTTCGGTGGAGAACGCCATCACCTATGGTGGCGACTATTTCCACGACGACGTGAACAACACCGACGATTATGGCTTCGGTGACGGCTACAACCCCTCGGGCGAGCGCGGTGTGGGCGGCGCCTTCGTGCAGTGGAAGGCGAACTACTCCACCTGGCTCGAGGCCATCGCCGCGCTGCGCTACGACGCCTACTCGCTGAGCTCCGATGCGGGCGGCACGGATGGCAGCCGTGTCTCGCCGAAGTTCACTGTGGGTGTGACGCCGGTTGAATGGCTGACCGTTTACGCCACCTATGCGGAAGGCTATCGCGCGCCGACCGTTACCGAGGCGCTGGTCTCTGGCGCTCACCCGGCCTTCTTCACCGGCGGCCTTGAACCCTTCACGTTCGTCGCCAATCCCGATCTCGAAGCTGAAGTCGGAAAGAACAAGGAAATCGGCGTCAACATCAAGCAGGACAACCTGTTCAAGGGCGGCGACACGCTGAGGGTTAAGGCGAACTACTACCAGAACGATGTCGACAATTACATCGAGCTGGTGACGTATGGCGGCCCTGCCTGCATTTACTCGGTGCGTGGGCGCTGCGTCTCCTACAACTCCTATTCGCTGGCGCAGTACCAGAACGTCGAGGAGGCGCGCCTGCGCGGCTTCGAATTCGAGGGCACCTATGATGCGCGCCAGTGGTTCCTGAAGCTGTCTGGCCAGACCACCGAAGGCGAAGTCACGGCGGGCCCCGATTCCGGCCAGCCGCTGTCGACCATCCCGCCTGATCAGATCACCACCACACTCGGCTTCCGCTTCCTGGATGAGAAGCTGACGCTGGCGGTCAGCTGGACGGCGGTGGCGGCGGTGACGGCGGACGACCTTCCGGACAATTCGGTCTATGAGCCTACCGACAGCTTCAATCTTGTCAGCCTCTATGCGGGCTACCAGCCGAACGCCAACACGCTGTGGCGCGTCTCGGTGGAAAATCTGCTGGATGAACAATATACGCAGTACGAGAATTTCCTCCCCAGCGCTGGCCTGACGGTGAAGGCCGGCTTGACCATTCGATTTGGCGGCGGCGAGGTGGCACAGGCGTCGCCTGCGCTCATCACCAAGTGA
- a CDS encoding biliverdin-producing heme oxygenase — protein MTIVTDIQPDTRAKRLKAATTAAHEVVDTTVMSAQPFASRANYERFLRFQYRLHRHVEPLYAAPAFQTLLPDLAERSRLDALEQDFADLGVTAPVADFGPERPLAEALGWLYVVEGSNMGAAFLAKDAAKIGFSSEFGARHLAGHAEGRGLHWRRFTAGLDSVELTEAEERAAEVAATAAFNHVLELVRQEML, from the coding sequence ATGACCATCGTGACGGATATCCAGCCGGACACTCGCGCCAAGCGGCTGAAGGCGGCGACAACGGCGGCGCATGAAGTGGTGGATACCACCGTCATGAGTGCGCAGCCCTTCGCCAGTCGCGCGAATTATGAGCGCTTCCTGCGTTTCCAGTACCGGCTGCATCGTCATGTCGAGCCGCTCTACGCCGCGCCGGCGTTCCAGACCCTGTTGCCGGACCTTGCGGAGCGCTCGCGCCTCGACGCGCTGGAGCAGGATTTCGCCGATCTCGGCGTGACGGCGCCGGTTGCCGACTTCGGCCCGGAGCGTCCGCTGGCCGAGGCCCTGGGCTGGCTCTATGTGGTCGAGGGCTCGAACATGGGCGCGGCCTTCCTTGCCAAGGACGCGGCCAAGATCGGCTTCTCCAGCGAGTTTGGTGCCCGCCACCTCGCGGGCCACGCCGAGGGGCGGGGCCTGCACTGGCGCCGCTTCACAGCGGGCCTGGATTCGGTCGAACTGACCGAAGCCGAGGAGCGCGCGGCCGAGGTCGCTGCCACGGCGGCCTTCAACCACGTGCTGGAACTCGTTCGGCAGGAAATGCTCTGA
- a CDS encoding heme ABC transporter ATP-binding protein, which produces MYEARDVHFRAGRRSLLSGASVRVVPGRVTVLIGPNGAGKSTLLKVLAGEHRPHAGDVRLAGTDIRQLRPFELASLRAVVPQSAQLAFPFTVAEIVAIGSEGSRESARLIRRVLDQVQLGGFEARPYDELSGGERQRVQIARALAQLAGGTRPGYLLLDEPTASLDLAQQLLVIRHLRTLAAEEGVGVLAVLHDLNLAAMAADTIVAMRDGTVLADGAPGTVLTDATIHALYGVQARVGWTPAAPFLLPQSVEH; this is translated from the coding sequence ATGTACGAAGCCCGCGATGTCCATTTCCGCGCCGGGCGCCGCAGCCTGCTCTCCGGCGCTTCCGTGCGTGTGGTGCCCGGCCGCGTGACCGTGCTGATTGGCCCGAACGGAGCGGGAAAATCGACGCTACTGAAAGTGCTCGCGGGCGAGCATCGACCGCACGCCGGCGACGTCCGCCTCGCGGGAACCGATATCCGCCAGCTTCGTCCCTTTGAGCTCGCCAGTCTCAGGGCCGTGGTGCCGCAGAGCGCCCAGCTCGCCTTTCCGTTCACAGTGGCGGAAATTGTCGCGATCGGCTCCGAGGGTAGCCGCGAGAGCGCCCGGCTTATCCGCAGGGTGCTCGATCAGGTGCAGCTCGGAGGATTCGAGGCCCGGCCCTATGACGAATTGTCGGGAGGCGAGCGCCAGCGTGTGCAAATCGCCCGGGCGCTGGCACAGCTCGCGGGCGGCACCCGCCCCGGCTATCTACTGCTGGACGAGCCGACCGCCAGCCTGGACCTAGCCCAGCAGCTGCTCGTCATCCGGCATCTGCGGACGCTGGCGGCAGAGGAGGGCGTGGGCGTACTCGCCGTTCTGCACGATCTCAATCTCGCGGCTATGGCCGCCGATACGATCGTGGCGATGCGGGATGGCACGGTGCTGGCGGATGGCGCGCCGGGCACTGTCCTCACGGACGCGACCATTCATGCGCTCTACGGGGTGCAGGCACGGGTCGGATGGACCCCGGCGGCACCGTTCCTGCTGCCGCAGTCGGTGGAACACTGA
- a CDS encoding FecCD family ABC transporter permease, producing the protein MSDAQASHLAAARSARWVGSTRQGLLVCGALLLLAFLASLAIGPVTIAPRRVLEILLGALSGTQPSGVSLRESVIVLDIRLPRTLLGMLVGGGIAVAGALMQGIFRNPLADPALIGISNGAALGAVIWIVLGAHLAPLMPGLLAEAGLPLMAFLGALAATLGLYAIATHQGRTSIPTMLFAGIAIGALAAAGTGLMVFMASDQQLRDFTFWSFGSLGGATWHKVASMLPFMALLALVAARLGRALDALALGEAEAFHVGVNVQWTKALAIAAIAAGTGAAVAVAGVIGFVGLVVPHLIRLAMGPGHRMLLPAAGLLGGALLLGADVVARTIASPAELPLGVVTAALGAPFFIGLLLKRRAALFG; encoded by the coding sequence ATGAGCGACGCACAAGCATCGCACCTTGCCGCAGCCCGATCGGCGCGCTGGGTCGGCAGCACGCGGCAAGGGCTGCTGGTATGCGGGGCGCTCCTCCTCCTCGCCTTCCTGGCCTCACTGGCGATCGGACCGGTCACCATCGCACCCCGCCGCGTGCTCGAGATTCTGCTCGGCGCGTTAAGCGGCACACAGCCGAGCGGCGTCAGCCTGCGTGAGAGCGTCATCGTGCTGGACATCCGCCTCCCGCGCACGCTGCTGGGAATGCTGGTTGGCGGCGGCATTGCCGTGGCGGGCGCGCTGATGCAGGGCATCTTCCGCAATCCTCTCGCCGATCCCGCGCTCATTGGGATTTCCAATGGCGCCGCACTGGGAGCCGTCATCTGGATTGTACTCGGCGCCCACCTCGCGCCGCTGATGCCGGGACTGCTGGCCGAAGCCGGCCTGCCCCTGATGGCCTTTCTCGGGGCACTCGCTGCCACGTTGGGGCTCTACGCCATCGCCACGCATCAGGGCCGCACATCCATTCCCACCATGCTGTTCGCCGGCATCGCCATCGGCGCGCTCGCCGCCGCCGGCACCGGGCTGATGGTGTTCATGGCGTCGGACCAGCAATTGCGCGACTTCACCTTCTGGTCGTTCGGCAGCCTCGGCGGCGCGACCTGGCACAAGGTGGCGAGCATGTTGCCCTTCATGGCGCTGCTTGCTCTCGTCGCCGCGCGTCTTGGCCGGGCGCTCGACGCGCTCGCCCTCGGCGAAGCCGAGGCCTTCCATGTCGGCGTGAATGTTCAGTGGACGAAAGCTCTGGCCATCGCCGCGATCGCTGCCGGGACTGGGGCGGCCGTTGCGGTGGCGGGGGTGATCGGTTTCGTTGGACTGGTGGTGCCTCACCTCATCCGCCTCGCCATGGGGCCGGGACACCGGATGCTCCTGCCGGCCGCCGGCCTGCTGGGCGGCGCGCTGCTACTCGGGGCGGATGTCGTGGCGCGCACGATCGCCAGCCCCGCCGAACTGCCGCTTGGCGTGGTCACGGCGGCACTCGGCGCGCCCTTCTTCATCGGTCTTCTGCTGAAGCGCCGCGCAGCGCTGTTCGGATAG
- a CDS encoding heme/hemin ABC transporter substrate-binding protein, with protein sequence MLEIPIMRLSPHLPWSLALGMALLVLTASLEPVRAQSAPTPRDTSRIVAIGGAVTEILYALGVGDRIVAVDTSSTYPPEALKTKPNVGYMRALSPEGVLSAGPSLIIALEGAGPPDAVKVLKGAAVPFETVPEPRDAGSVVANIRRVADLAGVPERGAALAQAVEQDFAALAAQRARITSPRSAAFVLSASGTAPVVGGAHTSADAIFALAGVENAMRAVNGYKPAVDEAVLGAQPYAIILMKDSNHAVGDDAIAAMPAFAGSPAATAKRLYRLDGGYLLGFGPRTPQAARDLAALIYPELELATLPNHPWTAPAAP encoded by the coding sequence ATGCTGGAGATACCCATCATGCGCTTGAGCCCGCACCTTCCTTGGTCCTTGGCGCTTGGCATGGCTCTCCTGGTCCTGACGGCTTCGCTCGAACCCGTGCGGGCTCAATCCGCGCCCACGCCGCGTGACACCTCACGCATCGTCGCCATTGGCGGCGCTGTTACCGAGATTCTCTATGCGCTGGGCGTCGGCGATCGCATCGTGGCGGTAGACACATCCAGCACCTATCCACCCGAGGCCCTGAAGACCAAGCCGAATGTCGGTTATATGCGCGCCTTGTCGCCGGAAGGCGTGCTGTCGGCGGGGCCAAGCCTCATCATCGCGCTTGAGGGCGCGGGGCCTCCGGACGCGGTGAAAGTGCTCAAGGGCGCCGCCGTGCCCTTCGAGACCGTCCCCGAGCCACGGGATGCCGGCAGTGTCGTCGCCAATATCCGCCGGGTAGCTGATCTTGCCGGCGTACCGGAACGCGGCGCCGCGCTGGCGCAGGCAGTTGAGCAGGATTTCGCCGCGCTCGCCGCCCAGCGGGCCCGCATCACGAGCCCACGCAGCGCGGCCTTTGTCCTGTCAGCTTCGGGAACCGCACCAGTGGTCGGTGGCGCGCATACTAGTGCCGACGCGATCTTCGCGCTGGCGGGTGTCGAGAACGCCATGCGCGCGGTCAATGGTTATAAGCCCGCCGTTGACGAGGCGGTTCTCGGCGCCCAGCCCTATGCGATCATCCTGATGAAGGACAGCAACCACGCGGTAGGCGATGACGCGATCGCCGCCATGCCAGCCTTTGCCGGCTCGCCCGCGGCGACGGCGAAGCGGCTCTATCGGTTGGATGGCGGATATCTGCTGGGATTTGGCCCACGCACGCCCCAGGCAGCCCGCGATCTCGCGGCACTGATCTACCCCGAACTGGAGCTGGCGACCCTCCCGAACCATCCTTGGACAGCGCCGGCGGCACCGTGA